The Labeo rohita strain BAU-BD-2019 chromosome 22, IGBB_LRoh.1.0, whole genome shotgun sequence genomic sequence CATTTGTGcttttcacaattttaagttATCTACACAACTTAagtatttttgctttgtttgtttgttttttgatttgttGGACTATaatgaatttgaaatattattttggtCATTCTCAAtcacacaacacaaaaaaacttcTCCATCAAGTTGTCTAAATTTCTCAATAGCGCCGCCACTACAACTTCAACAGCttcaacaaaacatttcacaacaaTTACTGTCAGTGTCATCCCAATtctgtgactttttttgcacTCAAATGTAGTTATGTAGCTCAAAGATACTGGACCTGATCCTAAACCAGCTAAATTCCACATAACTTCCTTCCGACTAATTCAAAAAACCTGCCAACTCGCCTCTATTGTGACTATATGTTGCCTTGACTGTGATCAGATGCTTTGACTCCCAGTGCTGCCAGGCTCAGAGCAAACAGCTCCAAGGCAGTTGGCGGGCTTTCAAGGTGAATGAGCCACTCGTAAGAAACCTCTCTACAGGTGTTGAACTTTGAGGACGCCCACCTGATCACCTGGGCTGTAAATGAGCCTTCGCGACACGTTTGTGCTGAGGAGGTGGTGTAGTCGCTGGCGTTTGCGGTGTCTGACAGCTTTGTTCTCTGTCCAGTGAAGGGAGCATACAGCTGGACTGCCTGGGAGGGATCCAGGACAAAATCACGGTATGCGCCACGGACGACTCCTACCAGAAAGCCAGGCAAAGCATGGCTCAGGCCGAGGAGGAAACCCGCAGCCGCGGAGCCATCGTCATCAAGCCCGGCGGGAGATACGTGGGTAGGTTTGACGACCGTTCCTTGAGCGGAAGAGCCTCGATTTGGCAGTCGGCTGGTCAGAATCTGATCTGTTTACACGTCGAGCGCATAGACAGGTGGAAGGGGGGCGATTAGAGCCGCTTCGTCTCCACATGTCTGGAGCTGCAGCGCGCTACATAATTTATGAAGCTGTCTGTTTCGGTGCTCACTGATGAGACTGCTTAAAATATTACACGGAGAGCTCTGCTAACTCGCACACAACTATCATTTACCAAACACTAGCGTTCACCAAAAGCATTTAATGACTAAAATCAATCAGCTAAACGTGTTCCCACTGATCCGCGGTGCAAAGTCACGACACGGGCTTTGCAACAAAATGTGTCCCAAATAAGTTTTGTTCCTCTCAAATCtaaataatatactatatatatactttattattttaaatatgtattttatttctaatttcttGATTGTATAACtgagatattttaaagataaaaataattataaatgtatttgctCAAATCTTATATATGGATTGTATAATacttaacatatatttaaaataatacaattttattttgaatttaatatagtttatacattttaattatataattaatattgcataaaaaaatactatatattatataaaaaataattgtatattaattaattaattttataataacttacacattgtttgtaaattatataatttatgtatttaaaatatatacattaaatatttttcctcatcttaaaacattttatgtgtatatatattgataATCATATATCATTTAGGTTGTATAATACAtgacatgtatttaaaatgatacaattataattattttatataaataattgtaaacattttttcttaaatcttaattttatatacaatttgGAAGTTATATCATTTAGATTGTATAATActttactaatttaaaataaaattattttatcatttataacaatattatatctgatttataaatttatatatttaaaagaacaaaattgtattatttataataacaatactatatctgatttataaattatgtaatttatatatttaaaatataactattaaatgttttcctcagattttaaaacattttatatatgtacatataattaCTAATTCTGTATCATTTagattgtataatatataatgtgtatctttaaaataataaaagtgtttataatttattttatataaattttataattgtataaatttatgtattttttttctcaaatctaaatattttatacactttaattatatattgtttagaTGGTAAAATacttaacttatttaaaataatataattatatttaatttatttcataaataacaaTGTTATATCTAAATTATAAATTAGATGTATGAGTAAATAATACTTTACACTATTTTTTCTGCCTGATCTTAAcatattttgtgtatattttttttattaataattatatattatttaaactgtataatACATAccatttactataataaaattatttattttataagtaacaattttatttctaatttataaattgtataatttatacattttaaatatataaatattattagtatttttccTCAAATCTTAAGTTTATTATGTTTGTAAAATttgaatacttttaaatataatcattttatatatatatttttataaatatctaattttaaatgatataatttatttatttaaaataaataaatattaaatgttttcctcaaatcttaatacatttatatatattttgataattatatatttagattgTATAATACtcatatttgaaatattttctaattgataaattatataatttataaattttaaatgtatgaagTATTTTTCCTCtcatcttaatattttattaataattctatatttaaatgtaaattataatttgtttataaataactgtttaatgtagaaattatattatgtatttaaatgtataaatatgatttttttttccttatcttaatgcattttatattttgatttaattatgtattatttagatTGTATAATACCTAAcatatatttgaaatgttacaattatatttataatttattttataaaataacaatatatattttataaaataatataatatatatataatttttttagttgtttatagattacaaattaaattattttaaaaatataaatatttaaaataagtacattttagtTTAACACTGCTGAATGTGACCCAAAACCATTTATTCTTctcaaatatgaataaatgaattataaatattgttttataataaataaatacattctatACATGTATTCTACcttttatatacaattttaggAATAATTTAGTTCCACAAAGCCGTTTGCACCGCACTCTTTTGTCACTTAATATATTTCGGTGCATCAAgctaatacattttcatatgaaatattttgttaaaagcTAACATATAAGACAATAATAACAAGTAGTTATTATAAGTccataaagtcatttttgtggaatgtttaacttttatttaaaaattctgtttaaagTTGACTACACAtgtaacaacatttaaacatttttcccTCCCTTGGCTGTTCAGGTAAGCGGGTACAAATCCGGAAGCCGATAACGGCCGCATCGGACGTGGCGCCGTCCCGACGGACCCCGCGGCCGGTCATCATCTCCAGCAGTCAAAAGAAGAGCCCGCCACGGCCGCTGAGGGAACGGCTGGTGCATTTACTGGCCCTCAAACCTTACCGCAAACCCGAACTCCTGGTGCGGCTCACGAAGGACGGCCTGTCTCTTCAGGACAAGGAGACGCTGGACAGCCTCCTGCAACAGGTTCATAGCCACTACCAATAATACTAAATGATAACTGTACTGAGTTACATACAGACGCACACGATATACGTACTGCATACTGTAAACACGGTGCAATAGCCAATGCAACCAAGAACATTATGGTTTAGGTTTATGGCTCATTTAGTTCAAAGTCATGTTTTTGAACTCTACTAGACATAACGGCTCAACCTAGACACATATGTCATTGCGGAGACAAACAAGTTTAGCCCTGCATAAAGCCAGAGCATATAACACAGAGGCTGTCAGCACGCCGTTGtactgttgtttgtttttctgcgCTGGTGTTGAAAGGCAGTGCTTGTACTCTTATTTTTAGAAAGGCAAAGAgttaagccttttttttttttttttttttttttttttttattgtgttgttttttttttctggtcgaGTGTAGGTGGCTAACCTGAATAGTAAGGACAACACCTTCACATTGAAGGATTGTTTGTTTAAGGAAGTTCAGAAGGACTGGCCTGGTTATACTGAGGTGGACCAGCAGATTCTGAAGAGAATTCTTGTACGGTAAGATTCATATTTACAGTGAaatcttctctttttttaatttctttgaatttgtttaaaatagtgtttgattattattttaagtgatttaatgttgttgttgttgtatatttttttttttttttttttttcttcattttcagcTATTTGATTTTGGTttgtaagttgtttttttttttttgttttgttttgactcCCACTACTGATGAATTTATACAtgtccttttttcttttctctctctttttttttttttatttaaatgggtggtgctttatgaatttttatttatttcatttcaattttttattttactgtattttgactCCTGCTGATGTTCTTTTCCCCTTagtattaattttatgtaactaggaattttttttttttttttttgacacctactccttgtgtttgtcttttccCCTAGTAATAATTTTGTAGTTAATACGTTTTATGTAGTTTTAggtgttttttactttttccttggtattaatttttttttttgtaactacgtagtgctttttaaaattattattttattttgactccTACacctaatgtattttttttccccttggtattaattttttgtaactagatagtttttggtttgtttgtttattttatttttttattttgactccTTTTGTGTAActaggtattttattttattttattttattttattttattttgactccTACACCTAATGTATTCTTTTCCCCTTGGTATTATTTTGTGTAACTAGGtagtgtttagttttgttttattttattttattttgacttctACACCTAATGTATTCTTTTCCCCTTggtattcattttttgtaactagatagtttatttatttaattgtatttgattttattttattttgacttctACTCCTGATGGATTCTTTTCCTttggtattaattttatttaactaggtagtgtggggtttttttaatttatttttttttgtattattaattttaaatgaatcaaatttaatttatttgatttatttttggggatttttttggggggggaatTCCTACTCCTGATATTGTTTTTCCCttggtattatttttataaaacttagtattttaatttttggttttattttattttgttttgacttAAACCtgtcttgttgttgttgttgatgtggttgttgttgttgttgtttctttattttattgtaattgttttttattttgacttcaactccaaatctatttatatatgtacactATGCCGTTTAAGTTTAAAGACTATCTTGCCTCttgcaataaaatgttttattatattctaattaaatagggtaattaaatcattctttgcacatttcaatattttggtgTATTATCAAATGAAGGTGGTTCTCCAAACTAGAATTGCACCAATGTTAAGGCATATATGTTATACACCAATATACTCCCTTAAatgtgaaagtaattaaaaaaaaaaaaaaaaggtaaagtgATTTGAGTATTCATTCTCTGCCACGCAGTAGTGTtttgcataaccaaatttaTTCCATTTGATACATTCCTACTGCTATATAGCACACCAGTTGGTCACAATACGTCCAAAAACCTTTATTTGCCCAGTCCAGCTGCGTTCACCCTTGTTCCCCGAGCCCTCTTTGGCTCTACATGGCGAAGTCTGGGTTCCCATGAACTCTGTCAGCGGAAGACTGGCCCCTGGAAGCTAAATTTAGAGACTTGCGCTAGACTGGCGAGAACATGGTGTTGTGATATCCGTTCAAAACAAAATGGAAATATTTGCCAGAAACAAACCCAACACTCAGGTGGAACACACTCCACGCACTTGCACTTTGAAACCCGGTGGCGACGCTTATCAGTTGACGGGCCTTTTTACGTCCGCACAACCTCCCCCCGCCTCCCTCTCACACCCACCCACTTTCCCATCTGGTCGCGGACGCCAGGCTGTCACGCAAGAGCCGTCGGGAGGTTAGTGATGCAACCTTATTCCAGCACATGCTGATCCATGTGTGTGGGTGGCACGCGTCCAAGGTCCGGCCGTGCATGGGCGCACGCAGTTCGACGGAGATTGTAGCGACTCATGCCTCCTACTCTCAGGCATAGTCCCCTGTCCGTGTGCCCTCGACGGAGGCAGGATTTGCTATTGGGATGCATTGGCCCGTGTCATACTGCCCCCTGTTGACACACAAACCTCAAGCGGCATTGTAAACTTATGTTTCAAGATGCAAGatgtgcaagatgagcatttgaggtataaaaagtatataacttttagaaaatgaccaatcttttcgctagataCGACCATTATTCTTCGTCTGGGATCgtgtggagccctttgaagctgcattgaaactgcaatttggaccttcaacccattgatccccattgaagttttctatatggaggaaaatccttTTTCGATTTGAATATAAATATCAAACCTGTTGCATGCTTTTATTATATATCTGTTACACTTGCAAACCAATTAATGCTCCTACATTTGCAGCACTTTTTGGGATTAGTCAGGGGTTTTTTTGGATATCACTGAAGCAGTTCCTTGGCTCTTTTAAAACTGATGATTCTCTGTCTTTCGCTCCTTGCAGAAAACTGTGTAAGCCTCAGAGCAGTGGCCCTCCACCTGTGGAGAGTCCGGTCAGCCCGCACAAAGAGCCGGCCAGCAGCTCGCCCTCTCAGGTCAGCCTTTTGCCCCCTTGTAGACCCGTCAAAGCCGGTTATGAAGGATCTGCTTGGATTATGAGGAAATATTCAAGGGTTAATCCTTCCCTGCACCCACATTTCTTCATAATCTTTCATCGAAATGCTTCgtttctgactttctttttgcCAGACGTGACTAAGCCCTCTTTTGTGTAGTAACAAGCGTTGTTTAACAAATTTCTTGATTCATTAGTGCATGTTATTTTGACGTTTTACATAATCTTAGACCAAAATATGATTCATTTTCTCTGACTTAATATTTGATTGTGTTTAAACCATCCCGATTTTCTGAACCATCGTTGTTCGCGTCCAACAGAAACGGCCTGCGGCAGAGTTCATCGATCCCCTGGCCAATAAGAAACCCAGAATATCGCATTTAGCCAGCAAGTCTACAGGGCTCGTCAATGGCAAACTGAGCTCATCCAATGGGAAGGACTCATCTAGTTCTCAATCAGCAGAGACGTCGTCGAGCTCCCAATTCCCTTCGCTGGAGATCCCCCGACCCTTCGACCCCCTTTCGGACGTCAGCAACGACTCCAACGGCCGAGACTGTGAAAGTCAGGAGGCGGCGGTGGCGGAGAGACTGAGTCAGCCCCCATCGTTCGCCCCTCGCTCCACGACGCAAGAGGAAGGGCTGGGCTCCACGTCCCCGGCCCGTAGCAGTCTGGACGGGTCTCAGACCCAGAGCGCTCAACCCTCCCTCCATGGCAAGTCTAAGAAGAAGTCCAAAAAACACAAGGACAAAGACAAGTCCAAGGAGAAAGACCGGGACCGAGAGCGGGACAAGAAGGAGAAGAGAGTTGATGAAGATCAGAGGAAACCCTGTGACGTCACGACGAGCGATATGAGCCCAGGTGCGGATCGCTTTCTCTGAATCATTTATCGAGGGTTATGAGGTCAGAAAGTACCTCAGAATAAAcggataaactttttttttttttttttttttttctcccacttGAATCTACTTTGTCTCGATTtagattgtttttgtttctgatCTCAAGTATTTGGAAGTGTATGTTTAGTTAACAGCTAAAACTAGTCATTAAGTAAACAACCAACTTGGTTGTTAAATGAGATTTGGGTAAATAGTCATTCATGCAGCCCACCAATTAGATGTGTAGTCCAACAAACCAACACATTTGGTTAGTGAAGTCATTAGCTGAGTAATCATTCAGACAACTCACTAACTAGTCGAATAGTCCAGTAACCAGGCTAGTCATTAGTGAGGATGATTACTTGAATAGTAGCTCAGATTGTCCACCCCAACAATTAGTAATCCAAAACCACCACAGTTGGTTGGTTAGCTGAATAATCGTTCAGACATCCCACTGACTAGTTGATTTGTCCTCCTTAATGACTAAGTTGGTTGTTGGGCTAATACTTGAATAGTTGTTCAGACAGCCCACTTCAACAACTAGCCGATTAGTAGTCCAACATCCAGGCTAAACTGTTAGTAAGGTCAGTCTTTTAGACAGCCtgttaacctttttttattggtAGACTAACAACGGACAAGTCGGTTAGTGAGGTCAATTAATTGAATAGTTGTTCAGACTAGATCAGACTACATCAACTAGCTGATTAGTAGTCCAACAACCAGCCTAAACTGTTAGTAAGGTCGGTCAGAATTAGGTGATTAGTCGTTCAGACAACCTGTTAACGTTTGGATGGGTAGTCTAACAACAGACAAGTCAGTTTGTGAGGTCAGTTAGTGGAATAGTTATTCAGACAACCCACCACATCAACTAGCTGGTTAGTAGGCCAACAGCCAGCCTAAACTGTTAATAAGGTCGGTCAGAATTAGTTGAGCAGTAGTTCAGACAGCCTATTAAAGATCCAAAGGATTGGTAGTCTAACAACAGACAAGTCAGTTTGTAAGGACAATTAGTTAAATAGTTATTGAATAGTTGTTTAGACAGGCCATCACATCAGCTAGCTGATTAGTAGTCCATCAACCAGCCTAAACTTAGTAAGGTCAGTCAGAATTAGTTGGATGGTCAGTCAAACAACCTGTTAAACTTTAGATTGGTAAATCCAACAGCGAGGTCGATAAGTTCATACGTTCAGACATCCCTCTAATTAGTTGACTAGTAGTCCAACTGTTGACCCACTTGGTTTGTGAGATCAATTAGATGAATAGTTATTTAGGCAGCCCACCAATCAGGCAATTAGTAGTTCAACAACTGACCTAAACAGCTAGTGAGACCATGTTGTGTGTGAGATCAGTTAAATGAATAGTCGGTTTGGATAACCCTCCAACTATTTGACTAGTAGTCCAACAGTTGACACTCAGTTTGTGAGATCAATTAGATGAGTAGCCATTTAGGCGATTAGAAGACCTAGATGACTAGGGATGTCGATTAGTTCAGACATTTGCAAAACACTCCAACTAGTTGACTAGTAGTCTAACAGTtgacacattttgtgtgtgaGATCAGTTAGATAAATAGTCAGTATGGATAGCCCTTCAACTAGTTGACTAGTAGTCCAACAGTTGACAAACTTGGTTTGTaagatcaattaaataaatagtaatttagACAGCCCACCAACCAGGCGATTAGTAGTTCAACAACTGACTAGGGATGTCAAATAGTTCAGACGTTTGGACAACCCTCCAACTAGTTGATTAGTAGACCTACAGTTGACACTCGGTTTGTGAGATCAATTACATGTATAGTCATTTAGGCAATTACTAGTTCAACAACTGACCTAGACAGCTAGTGATGTTGATTAGTTCAGACATTTGCACAACCCTCAGCCTAGTTGACTAGTAGTCTAACAGTTcacacattttgtgtgtgaGATCAGTTAGATAAATAGTCAGTTTGGATAACCCTTCAACTAGTTGACTACTAGTCCAACAATTGATAAACTTTGCTTGAGAGATCAATTGTGTAATGAATAGTAATTTAGGCAGCCCACAAACCAGGCAATAAGTAGTCCAAAAACTAACTTGGATGACTAGGGATGTCAGTTAGTTCAGAGATTCGAACAGCCCTCAAACTAGTTGACTAGTAGTCCAACTGTTGACAGACTTAAGGAGGTAATTAAGTTGAATAGTCATTTAGATAGTCCACCAGCCAGTCAATTATTAGTTCATCAACTGACCTAGTCAGCCAGTGTGGTTGATTAGTTTAAACAACCCACCAACTAGTCAATTTTAAACTAGTCACTTTTGAAAATGTGCTGAAATCTCTTTAGCTTATGTTTCTAGCAGGTGTTTTTCTCCCCGGTATAATGTGGACTAACGTCACAGCGCACTGTCCTTGTCCCTCGGTCTGCAGGATAAAACTCTGTCCTTGAATTCACCTTATATTTCTCTTCAGGTCTGAATGGAACGTGCAACAGCTCCAGTATTCCTGCGTCTTCGTCAGAGACGGCAGACTATTTATTGTAAGCACCTCTTTGTACATCACACATTGCTTTTACCTTTTGCttcaggtttaaaaaaaactgcattatataaccgaaagaaaataacattaaactTTTATGACGTTTATAAAACGCTGATGTTTTTCGCTTGGTTTCCTCAACAGAAAGTACACAGTGATAAGCTCACAAGAGCAACGTCAGAGTTACAAAAACGACTTCAATGCAGAGTACAGCGAGTACCGGGGCCTCCACGCACGGATAGAGAGCATCACCCGACAGTTCACTATACTCGACTCCGAGCTCAAACAACTCCAGCAAGGCACAGACAAGTATAAGGTATCTTCACCGAAAATGCAGTGCATCCATTCATGCATTTGATTACAACttccttattttttattaatgtgctTGTCGGCCCCTGCCTGGTCCCAGTGGTCACATCTTCATCTggaaaatgagaaattaaaGAGTGTAGCTGACTCATTTCAGAGTCCTAGTGTTTTCTCATCTTGATAAattgaaaaatgttattatgCGAGAGGTAAGAGAAGAAAACAATCTAGTGTTTGAGCGCAATGAGATAAACAACACAATCAACCGACTGATTAGAGgcaataatgttaaataaccGGAGCAGAATGTCGTAAGGATCATTTATTTCTCCTACACGCAGTCATAATCGTTTATAGGGCTCAGTAATAAGGATTGCCCACTGGCGTAGGGCCAGCAGGAGAGTTTTAGGTCAGTTGACAGAATGGCTGCTTATATTATAGCTGTGAAACAGTGTATCCAGATCTCTTGGAACTACTACATTCAAGCAGGAATGTCATTGTAAAGATCTGTTTGTTCTTTTCACAGACAATCCACAATCAGATACTTGAAGAGTAtcgcaaaataaaaaaggtaagcTGACAATCtcctccactttttttttttttttttttttttttttttttgttacttaaagggacagttcaccccaaaataaaaattacctcatgatttactcaccctcaagccatcctaggtgtatcactttcttctttcagacaaatacaatcagagttataatacaaaatgccattgctcttccaaactttataatggcagtgaatgggtgttgagattttgaaggccaaaaaagtgcatccatccattataaaaattactccaCGTGGTTCTCGTGAAATAtatagcatattctcaccagagctaACGCAATTGTACACTTACATTCTACGTTATCCACTGCAGTGCCACTTTCTCATGCATGTGgtacaacagttagcagaagctagagaggAAAGCAATTAGTTATAGTAACTAGTTACTTCTTACAAATAGTAACTgcgttagtaactgagttacagcATTACTTTTTcatagttctttttttttgtggaaagaaaacatccaaaagatattaagtgtttcttttatagcactttatctatttgtcaatagatgttaattataatacatatttttaaaagccgTTTTCTCAGAAATtagttttttctcctacacttcagtaacacttacacacaccacactttacatttttattcctgtctatatacAGAggaatttgtttatatatattttttccttgattttatacaacattttattccccaaaaaattaaaaaaaatgtaaaaaaatgttttctgtctgttcgatgttttttctgaattatggagtgacaaaatgagatacctaaaattccctctgtaaaaacatttgactctaatatgtcagcaaaaaaaaaaaagcattttgaaactgatttcatccagtgtttagattttgagctagaaatgtatgcaaattagtgcttatttcattaaataatgcctcatttgaatatttaaacctaacatttttgaaaacgtaatacaaaaaatgtttgcaattatcagtTTAATCAATCAAGTGGGTAAGGTAAtaactgttaatttttttttttttttaccctattcacctgcagtgtctcacttcaaattaattattttttgtttactcaccagatatataaagcttaatggcagttttttaaatataaaagtactGAAAGTATagtaagcattataatatgacattgataatttagcattaaacttaaGTAATTAGAACCTTAGTAAtcagaataaccatgtatgaatgcatatttgtcatattgacttaagatattgtttgtaacttattgtttttaattattgtttaatattatttatttattgtttaataaaaatgaatactgaAAAGATAAAACTACTACGacttctactactaataacaatataaaatgcattaaagattaatgagctgctgggttcatgaatattaatcatgttATCTGTGTTCGCTTGAACGGGCAATAATAGGTGAGGTCAACGAGATTGCAGTTTGCAcgttagttccgcctactaccggagaaaccagcagttcttaaaagctgaaaaatTCCAAAGGAGCTCCGTTCTTTCGACAGGAAAACACGGCAAAGAATATCATTTACATGTAGcgtgtcaattctgcatggtatataagACACTGTcactctgtatctttctttgcatgtgtgtgagacaaagcgacggCTAGTCGTGTACCTTCACACTAGGGCTacacgataaatcgcatgcgattgtCAGGCACGGTTAGTCagtagtagtaaatctccatcatgtgcgttcagctggagcggcaattaatacacagcgccgtaaatcactgacaagctacgcaaaatcgTGTTCATAATTGCAGATGAATCGCAATGAgcgctatttatttattttttattttttgcatagcttgtcagtgatttacggctctgtgaacgcacgtgatggagatttactactaatcaaagtacccgCTTTACTGACTAAACGCGCCTGACAATCGCATACGACTTATCATGCAGCCCTACTGCACGCTAGAGTTTATGGTTCgacaaatacaggtacgctgcgcaACCATTCCGATGAACTgaaaagtaaaattataataatattataataaattatagtaacgctGCATTTTATTGTCGGTAACAGTAATGGCGTTGTAACGGGGGACAcagtaattcatttaaatagt encodes the following:
- the ell gene encoding RNA polymerase II elongation factor ELL; this translates as MAALKEEQCYGLSCGRVSNGSNISVYHVKLTDSALRAFEDYQSNKGLTAKPLIGFTGNQGKISIPQSENPNELRTFTFYLSNVGKDNPQGSFDCIQQYITSEGSIQLDCLGGIQDKITVCATDDSYQKARQSMAQAEEETRSRGAIVIKPGGRYVGKRVQIRKPITAASDVAPSRRTPRPVIISSSQKKSPPRPLRERLVHLLALKPYRKPELLVRLTKDGLSLQDKETLDSLLQQVANLNSKDNTFTLKDCLFKEVQKDWPGYTEVDQQILKRILVRKLCKPQSSGPPPVESPVSPHKEPASSSPSQKRPAAEFIDPLANKKPRISHLASKSTGLVNGKLSSSNGKDSSSSQSAETSSSSQFPSLEIPRPFDPLSDVSNDSNGRDCESQEAAVAERLSQPPSFAPRSTTQEEGLGSTSPARSSLDGSQTQSAQPSLHGKSKKKSKKHKDKDKSKEKDRDRERDKKEKRVDEDQRKPCDVTTSDMSPGLNGTCNSSSIPASSSETADYLLKYTVISSQEQRQSYKNDFNAEYSEYRGLHARIESITRQFTILDSELKQLQQGTDKYKTIHNQILEEYRKIKKSNPNYSQEKNRCEYLHNKLAHIKKLIAEYDQQQLQNWH